A genomic window from Sulfurospirillum multivorans DSM 12446 includes:
- a CDS encoding ABC transporter ATP-binding protein, protein MISVKNLHVYYGLIEAVKGIDFEVKEGQIVSLIGSNGAGKSSTLKALLNSVKKTGDINFLGYDTRNHKTHTLVQHGLSLVPEGRKIFINLTVEENLRMGAFNNDENYEHLRDTMYELFPRIKDKRYQLAGTMSGGEQQMLAISRALMGEPKLLMLDEPSLGLAPKIVGEVFEIIMRLRDEGITILLVEQNAFAALKISDYAYVLENGKIVMNGIAKEMIGDDTIRKKYLGG, encoded by the coding sequence ATGATTAGTGTTAAAAATTTACATGTCTATTATGGACTGATCGAGGCTGTTAAAGGGATTGATTTTGAGGTGAAAGAAGGGCAGATTGTCTCGTTGATTGGCTCCAATGGTGCGGGTAAAAGCTCAACGCTGAAAGCCCTTTTAAACAGCGTGAAAAAAACGGGCGATATTAATTTTCTAGGCTACGACACGCGTAATCATAAAACGCACACGCTGGTACAACATGGTCTTTCTTTGGTACCTGAGGGGCGTAAAATTTTCATCAACTTAACGGTTGAAGAAAACCTTCGTATGGGTGCGTTTAACAACGATGAAAACTACGAACACCTGCGCGATACGATGTATGAGCTTTTCCCTCGCATCAAAGACAAGCGCTATCAGCTTGCAGGAACGATGAGTGGTGGTGAGCAACAGATGCTTGCGATCTCAAGGGCGCTTATGGGTGAGCCTAAGCTTTTAATGTTGGATGAGCCGAGTCTTGGGCTTGCGCCAAAGATCGTTGGGGAAGTGTTTGAGATTATTATGCGATTACGCGATGAGGGCATTACGATTCTTTTGGTCGAGCAAAATGCTTTTGCGGCACTTAAAATCTCAGACTATGCGTATGTGCTTGAAAATGGCAAAATTGTGATGAATGGCATTGCGAAAGAGATGATCGGCGATGATACGATTCGCAAAAAATACCTCGGCGGATAA
- a CDS encoding ABC transporter ATP-binding protein, whose product MILKIDNVTKNFGGVTAIKETSFSVAPKEIFGLIGPNGAGKTTMFNIITGNYVPTSGEVIFRNEAISGLKPHHIVRKGIARTFQNIRLFSSMSVLDNILIGFDFQARYGFFESIIRFPRFITEERRIKARAMEILDYFDMSALAHEKAVDLSYGQQRKVEIARALATNPDLLLLDEPAAGMNPSETEELGDIIKKARVDFDLTVLLIEHDMKFVNQLCDKVLVLDYGKTIFEGKPADAIQDPEVIAAYLGDFHND is encoded by the coding sequence ATGATCTTGAAAATTGACAATGTCACGAAAAATTTTGGTGGCGTTACAGCCATCAAAGAGACCAGTTTTAGTGTAGCACCTAAAGAAATTTTTGGACTGATTGGTCCTAATGGTGCGGGTAAAACCACGATGTTTAACATCATTACGGGCAATTATGTCCCAACATCGGGTGAAGTGATTTTTAGAAACGAAGCGATTAGTGGGCTTAAGCCTCACCATATTGTTCGCAAGGGCATCGCACGAACCTTTCAAAATATCAGGCTTTTTTCAAGCATGAGTGTTTTAGACAATATTTTAATCGGGTTTGATTTCCAAGCACGCTATGGATTTTTTGAATCCATCATCCGTTTTCCTCGTTTTATCACAGAAGAGAGACGTATTAAAGCGCGTGCAATGGAAATTTTGGACTATTTTGACATGAGCGCATTGGCGCATGAAAAAGCGGTTGATCTCAGCTACGGACAACAACGCAAAGTAGAAATCGCGCGAGCACTTGCGACCAATCCAGACCTTTTGCTTCTTGATGAACCAGCAGCGGGCATGAATCCTTCTGAAACGGAAGAGCTTGGTGACATCATCAAAAAAGCACGTGTTGATTTTGATTTGACGGTTCTTTTAATCGAACACGACATGAAATTTGTCAACCAACTGTGCGACAAAGTTTTAGTGCTTGATTATGGTAAAACAATTTTTGAGGGTAAACCCGCTGACGCGATTCAAGACCCTGAAGTGATAGCAGCGTATTTAGGAGATTTTCATAATGATTAG
- a CDS encoding branched-chain amino acid ABC transporter permease, with protein sequence MDLTMFMQQMINGFSLGSMYALIAIGYTMVYGVLRLINFAHGDIMMVGGFLGYFGIAVLGLPFGAAVILAIVGSALLGMASDRIAYRPLRSAPKISLLITAIGVSFFLENAFNVFFGGVPRAFPVPAYLEEVVNFMGLMMPVSAIIVPIITAFLLAVILWVLFKTKYGMAIRALAFDVGTVNLMGIDANRIITLVFGIGSALAAVGGIFWAVNYPSVEPMMGVLVGLKAFAAAVVGGIGSVGGAVLGGLIIGFTEVVVIAFFPELGGYKDAFAFIFLILILLFKPTGILGIDFEKSRF encoded by the coding sequence TTGGATTTAACAATGTTTATGCAACAAATGATCAATGGCTTTAGCCTTGGTAGTATGTATGCGCTGATTGCCATTGGTTATACGATGGTATATGGAGTATTAAGACTCATTAACTTCGCGCATGGCGATATTATGATGGTGGGTGGATTTTTAGGTTATTTTGGTATTGCTGTACTAGGGCTTCCTTTTGGAGCAGCTGTTATTTTGGCTATTGTTGGTTCAGCGCTTTTGGGTATGGCGAGCGATCGTATTGCGTATCGACCCTTGCGAAGTGCTCCTAAAATTTCACTTTTAATTACCGCTATTGGTGTCAGCTTCTTTCTTGAAAATGCGTTTAACGTCTTTTTTGGTGGCGTTCCTAGAGCGTTCCCTGTGCCTGCTTATTTGGAAGAAGTGGTTAACTTTATGGGCTTAATGATGCCTGTTTCAGCGATTATCGTGCCAATTATCACCGCATTTTTACTGGCAGTTATTTTATGGGTTTTGTTTAAAACAAAATATGGAATGGCAATTCGTGCCCTTGCTTTTGATGTTGGAACGGTCAATCTGATGGGCATTGATGCCAATCGTATCATCACCCTTGTTTTTGGTATAGGATCAGCGCTTGCCGCCGTCGGCGGTATCTTTTGGGCGGTGAATTACCCTTCCGTTGAGCCGATGATGGGTGTGCTTGTAGGACTCAAAGCGTTCGCCGCTGCGGTTGTTGGAGGTATTGGTAGTGTTGGAGGTGCCGTACTTGGAGGTTTAATTATCGGTTTTACGGAAGTCGTTGTGATTGCTTTCTTCCCCGAACTGGGTGGTTATAAAGACGCCTTTGCGTTTATTTTCCTGATCTTAATCCTTCTCTTTAAGCCCACAGGTATTTTGGGCATTGATTTTGAAAAAAGTAGGTTTTAA
- a CDS encoding ABC transporter substrate-binding protein — protein MKKLALLATSVVLLASSSFAKEISVGVTMSMSGPLAAYGQTAYEGIEFANALQPKLKNGDTIKLVLIDTKGDKVESANAATRLISSDKVVGIIGELTSTNTAQVMAIAEKKQIPVISPVATNDKLTEQKEFANRVCFTDSFQGAVVANYATKDLKLKTAVVVVDQAQVYSLGLAKAFVEAFTKAGGKVVKEIKVSSGDKDFKAVVSQIKAANPDMLFLPMYHPEVSMIARQAKQIGLVKPMFSGDGVANQTFIDLGGDAVEGYMFTDFFDYAAPPTQRSKDFIAAYAQKTGKQEVNSFVALGADAYNVMLDAMNRCANPEDSICINKEIKATANFEGVSGVINMDKTGNSTRSAVIKVVQNGKAVYKATVNP, from the coding sequence ATGAAGAAACTAGCTCTGCTTGCTACCTCTGTTGTGCTTTTAGCATCGTCTTCTTTTGCAAAAGAGATCAGCGTAGGTGTTACGATGTCTATGAGTGGTCCGCTTGCTGCGTACGGACAAACTGCGTATGAAGGTATTGAGTTTGCAAATGCTTTGCAGCCAAAACTTAAAAATGGAGACACCATTAAATTGGTACTCATCGATACCAAAGGTGATAAAGTAGAATCTGCGAATGCGGCGACACGACTTATCAGTTCTGACAAAGTTGTGGGAATCATTGGTGAGCTTACGAGCACCAATACCGCTCAAGTCATGGCAATTGCTGAGAAAAAACAGATCCCTGTTATCTCTCCTGTTGCAACCAATGATAAACTGACTGAGCAAAAAGAGTTTGCAAACCGTGTTTGTTTTACGGACTCTTTCCAAGGCGCTGTCGTTGCTAACTATGCAACAAAAGACCTCAAACTCAAAACTGCAGTTGTTGTCGTTGATCAAGCGCAAGTTTACTCTCTTGGTCTTGCAAAAGCCTTTGTGGAGGCATTTACAAAAGCTGGTGGTAAAGTAGTCAAAGAGATCAAAGTAAGCTCAGGCGATAAAGACTTTAAAGCGGTTGTTTCTCAAATTAAAGCTGCAAATCCTGACATGCTCTTCTTGCCAATGTATCACCCTGAAGTTTCTATGATCGCGCGTCAAGCAAAACAAATTGGGCTTGTTAAACCAATGTTCTCAGGCGATGGTGTTGCCAATCAAACCTTTATCGATTTAGGTGGCGACGCGGTTGAGGGTTACATGTTTACAGACTTCTTTGACTATGCTGCACCTCCGACACAACGTTCAAAAGATTTTATTGCGGCATATGCTCAAAAAACTGGCAAACAAGAGGTTAACTCTTTTGTGGCGCTTGGTGCAGATGCGTATAACGTTATGCTTGATGCAATGAATCGTTGTGCCAATCCAGAAGACAGCATTTGTATCAACAAAGAGATCAAAGCTACGGCTAACTTTGAAGGCGTATCGGGTGTTATCAACATGGATAAAACCGGTAACTCTACACGTTCAGCGGTTATCAAAGTCGTTCAAAATGGCAAAGCAGTTTACAAAGCAACTGTCAATCCATAA
- a CDS encoding branched-chain amino acid ABC transporter permease, producing MLKKEQWLKISFVAIAVWFIWFSNSHFDEYTIRILNNIAIFIILAVSYNLINGVTGQFSLEPNGFVAIGAYVAALLLTSPEAKQYQYAIVDPYPFVLTLHANFVVALLLGGAFAASLAACLSFPVFRVRGDYLAIVTLGFGFIIKILAINVPEVTNGSLGINDIPEFSNLYWTGGIAMIAVIVVLNIINSKFGRAMKAVRDDEDAAIAMGVNTFKAKTLAFCTSAFFEGVGGGLLAALLTSISPDLFDFFFTFQLLIIIVLGGLGSTTGAIIGTVLVMGGSEWMRFLDEPMNLLGYETTAMPGMRMVVFSLGLILIMLFAREGVMGKRELTDLLKWRRKGGK from the coding sequence ATGCTAAAAAAAGAACAGTGGCTCAAAATTTCATTTGTTGCCATTGCCGTGTGGTTTATCTGGTTTTCAAATTCTCATTTTGATGAATACACGATTCGAATTTTAAATAACATCGCTATTTTTATTATCTTGGCGGTAAGTTACAATCTGATCAATGGTGTGACCGGTCAGTTTTCCTTGGAGCCCAATGGTTTTGTTGCCATCGGTGCTTATGTCGCAGCGCTTTTGTTGACGAGTCCTGAAGCAAAACAGTACCAATACGCGATCGTCGATCCCTATCCGTTTGTTTTAACCTTGCATGCAAATTTTGTGGTAGCGCTTCTTTTAGGAGGTGCTTTTGCCGCAAGCTTAGCAGCGTGCCTCTCGTTTCCTGTGTTTCGAGTACGCGGCGATTACCTTGCTATCGTAACCCTTGGCTTTGGATTTATTATCAAAATTCTAGCGATTAACGTTCCTGAAGTGACCAATGGTTCTTTAGGCATCAATGACATTCCTGAGTTCTCCAACCTCTACTGGACGGGTGGCATCGCGATGATTGCGGTCATTGTCGTGCTAAACATCATCAACTCCAAATTTGGTCGTGCGATGAAAGCGGTTAGAGATGACGAAGATGCTGCGATTGCGATGGGTGTGAATACCTTTAAAGCCAAAACACTTGCTTTTTGTACGAGTGCCTTTTTTGAAGGCGTGGGTGGTGGACTTTTAGCAGCACTTCTGACGAGCATTTCTCCCGATCTTTTCGACTTTTTCTTTACGTTCCAATTGCTCATTATCATCGTTTTGGGTGGTCTTGGCAGTACAACGGGTGCGATTATTGGTACGGTGCTTGTCATGGGAGGCAGTGAGTGGATGCGTTTCTTGGATGAGCCGATGAACCTCTTAGGGTACGAAACAACGGCAATGCCTGGTATGCGCATGGTTGTCTTCTCTCTTGGACTTATTTTGATTATGCTTTTTGCGCGCGAGGGTGTTATGGGAAAACGTGAGTTGACAGACCTCTTGAAATGGCGTAGAAAGGGTGGCAAATGA